One stretch of Gemmatimonas sp. DNA includes these proteins:
- a CDS encoding PQQ-dependent sugar dehydrogenase, producing the protein MVTSQSRLFPRIAVAAVAATVALVGACSAPDRSPSDSGGASASLNDTSTVACPDSSGAASAGLTLPAGFCASVFAEGVTHGRHVAVAANGDVYIAIEGTNPTPQALPAGTRTPPPTSFVALRDTNRDGRADLMQRVGTLGNTGIAIAAGFVYVDEGTAIVRYARADTALVPAGKREVVVDGFPLTPGHRARNFAMDTTGSLFVNVGSATNSCQVKDRTLGSPGVDPCTELLTRAGVWRFDANRLGQRFNPEARYATGIRNGMGLALAQDGTLYGTQHGRDQLHDSWPDVFPDVAYQAENPGEELIQINQGDDFGWPDCYYSITERHLVDAPEYGGDGKKTTRCTSKKEPRAVFPAHWAPMSLFLYPVTGNFPDKYRGGAFIAMHGSWNRAPAPQAGYKVVFQPLSGGEYIIFADGFAGLPAEQVQPDRAKHRPVGVGAMPDGSLIITDDVGGRVYLVTYKGAVKP; encoded by the coding sequence ATGGTTACGTCTCAATCGCGCCTATTTCCGCGCATCGCCGTCGCGGCTGTCGCAGCGACCGTTGCGCTCGTTGGCGCCTGTAGCGCTCCCGACCGCTCGCCGTCCGACTCCGGCGGTGCGAGCGCCTCGCTGAATGACACATCGACGGTGGCCTGCCCCGACAGCAGTGGCGCGGCCAGCGCTGGTCTCACACTTCCCGCCGGGTTCTGCGCGTCCGTGTTCGCCGAAGGCGTCACCCATGGTCGCCATGTGGCTGTGGCCGCCAACGGCGACGTGTACATCGCGATCGAGGGCACGAACCCAACGCCCCAGGCGCTCCCCGCCGGCACGCGCACACCGCCGCCGACGTCGTTCGTCGCGCTACGCGACACCAACCGCGACGGCCGCGCCGACCTCATGCAGCGCGTCGGGACGCTCGGCAACACCGGCATCGCGATCGCCGCCGGCTTTGTGTATGTGGACGAGGGCACCGCGATCGTGCGCTACGCCCGCGCCGACACCGCCCTCGTGCCCGCTGGCAAGCGTGAAGTCGTGGTGGATGGGTTTCCGCTCACGCCCGGTCATCGGGCGCGCAACTTCGCGATGGACACCACGGGCTCGCTGTTCGTGAACGTTGGTTCGGCCACCAACAGCTGCCAGGTGAAAGACCGCACGCTGGGGTCGCCCGGCGTCGATCCGTGTACGGAGCTGCTCACCCGCGCCGGTGTCTGGCGCTTCGACGCGAACCGACTCGGGCAGCGCTTCAACCCCGAAGCGCGCTACGCGACGGGCATCCGCAACGGCATGGGGTTGGCCCTCGCGCAGGACGGCACGCTGTACGGCACGCAGCACGGCCGCGATCAGCTGCACGACAGCTGGCCCGATGTGTTTCCCGACGTGGCGTACCAGGCTGAGAACCCCGGTGAAGAGCTGATTCAGATCAATCAGGGCGACGACTTCGGTTGGCCGGACTGCTACTACTCGATCACCGAGCGGCACCTCGTCGACGCGCCCGAGTATGGCGGCGACGGCAAAAAGACCACCCGTTGCACGTCCAAAAAGGAGCCGCGCGCGGTGTTCCCGGCCCATTGGGCGCCGATGTCGCTCTTCCTCTATCCCGTCACCGGCAACTTCCCCGACAAGTACCGCGGTGGCGCTTTCATCGCGATGCATGGGTCGTGGAATCGCGCGCCGGCGCCGCAGGCCGGCTACAAGGTGGTGTTCCAGCCGCTCTCGGGCGGCGAGTACATCATCTTTGCCGACGGCTTCGCGGGTCTGCCGGCGGAACAGGTCCAGCCCGATCGTGCCAAGCATCGCCCGGTGGGTGTCGGCGCGATGCCCGATGGCTCACTGATCATCACCGATGATGTCGGCGGCCGAGTGTATCTCGTGACGTACAAGGGTGCGGTAAAGCCGTAG
- a CDS encoding 1-acyl-sn-glycerol-3-phosphate acyltransferase codes for MVPAPLPSFNPDRFSLLRAFLRWSARRALRWFYRETVVVQLGMVPSTGPVLFIGNHPNDLPDVLLGLQACPRHVRYLATIAAGAGGAAGKGYDAMGVIPVTRVRDARKMRAMGVDMAAVNAEAGRRMAQAFAQGHVVGVFPQGGVHDAPQIGRLRTGVAMMALQSIDNGSVFDVTVVPFGNQYEAARTSGTDAMAVVGRGWSLRGWRDERLANGFEAGVSALTDQLRTSLLAVTRNAPDWEARTECDELVAAVAAVQPPATTASQAPLLERAARLVPLAEPLVANRRSEAATPHAARVHTFVSELSHLVHEAGGIRTSARDHARVLQGAGVAAEARLTPRWALLLMTPAALIGWLTHGPIFWLVWRLAHRFAKARADVVARAFVPGLQVVAAWYVLLTLIAVAALWLTGNATWLTVVVLLLLVTQLPTAADVAVAWRDGWRGRALVWRVQRWPAARRAEIARVAEALRAEWKSGYSHE; via the coding sequence ATGGTGCCCGCGCCGCTCCCGTCGTTCAACCCGGATCGTTTCAGCCTGCTCCGCGCCTTCCTGCGTTGGTCGGCGCGGCGCGCGCTGCGATGGTTCTACCGGGAGACGGTCGTGGTGCAGCTGGGGATGGTCCCGAGCACGGGCCCGGTGCTGTTCATTGGCAACCACCCCAACGACTTGCCTGACGTGCTGCTGGGGCTTCAGGCCTGCCCGCGTCATGTGCGCTATCTGGCCACGATCGCCGCCGGCGCGGGCGGGGCGGCCGGGAAAGGCTACGACGCGATGGGGGTCATCCCGGTCACCCGCGTCCGCGACGCGCGGAAAATGCGGGCGATGGGTGTCGACATGGCCGCCGTAAACGCCGAAGCCGGGCGCCGGATGGCCCAGGCGTTCGCCCAAGGGCATGTGGTCGGCGTCTTTCCGCAGGGTGGTGTTCACGATGCACCGCAAATCGGAAGATTACGCACAGGTGTTGCTATGATGGCGCTTCAGTCGATCGATAATGGCTCTGTATTTGACGTAACAGTGGTGCCCTTTGGGAATCAGTATGAGGCGGCGCGCACCAGCGGCACCGATGCCATGGCCGTGGTCGGACGCGGGTGGTCGCTGCGCGGATGGCGCGATGAGCGGCTGGCCAACGGCTTTGAGGCCGGTGTCTCGGCCCTCACCGACCAGCTCCGTACCTCGCTGTTGGCCGTCACGCGGAATGCGCCCGACTGGGAAGCGCGCACCGAATGCGATGAACTCGTGGCCGCCGTGGCGGCCGTGCAGCCGCCGGCGACCACGGCGTCGCAGGCGCCGTTGCTGGAGCGGGCCGCGCGCCTGGTGCCGCTGGCCGAACCGCTGGTGGCGAACCGTCGCAGCGAGGCGGCCACGCCGCACGCCGCTCGCGTGCATACGTTCGTCTCCGAACTCTCGCATCTGGTGCACGAGGCCGGCGGCATCCGCACCTCGGCCCGCGACCACGCCAGAGTGCTGCAGGGTGCCGGCGTGGCCGCCGAAGCCCGGCTCACGCCGCGGTGGGCGTTGCTACTGATGACGCCCGCGGCGCTGATCGGGTGGCTCACCCATGGGCCGATCTTCTGGCTGGTGTGGCGCCTCGCCCACCGGTTCGCCAAGGCCCGCGCCGACGTGGTGGCTCGGGCCTTTGTGCCGGGACTGCAGGTGGTCGCCGCGTGGTACGTGCTGCTCACGCTGATCGCCGTCGCCGCGCTCTGGCTCACCGGCAACGCCACCTGGCTCACCGTCGTCGTGCTCCTGCTGCTCGTGACGCAGCTGCCCACGGCCGCCGACGTGGCCGTGGCTTGGCGCGACGGATGGCGCGGCCGCGCGCTGGTGTGGCGAGTGCAGCGCTGGCCGGCCGCGCGGCGGGCCGAGATCGCCCGCGTGGCGGAAGCGCTTCGCGCCGAGTGGAAGTCCGGTTACTCTCACGAATGA
- a CDS encoding ABC-F family ATP-binding cassette domain-containing protein, with translation MTLISIGNARVDFGASEIFRDISLTVGSGDRWAVVGRNGTGKTTLVRLITGDLTPTSGSVARMPGLRVALMDQHRRFPDGMTLWEIVADAFGDLRSLEASLATQAANLEHDHGEEAMEKYGRDLERFEREGGYQMAAKVDAVLMGVGFDPEAARATSIGTLSGGERGRVALARQLATPAEILLLDEPTNHLDLETTAWLEQYLRDTDRTVICISHDRAFLAVMANHVLHFEGGSAFSYEGSYESFLIQREEKRLTQQRQFDKQQSKIQSETDYIARNLAGQNTKQAKGRRKLLARMPRLSAPIGGDGVMALRLSAGDRSGDRVIEAEHVTVAVETPNGTRELLRDVNVVLERNEVVALVGPNGAGKSTLIKTLVEEHPAHAGRVKMGPSTTVAYYRQDVGHLPLDSTIYEAIATQRPLWERRQVQGHLGRFGFSGDEVQRTVGTLSGGERARVALALLTLSTNNLLILDEPTNHLDVESIEALEDAIEAYEGSCLIVSHDRAVLRGLATQVWEVKDQKLIIFPGSFVEWEALRAENKIKAEKDAREVSQRESEKNAKVRDRERELQRERERADKAKEQAYDKSQGKHGHAGGHAKAAAPTSNDVRKAQRAADKALGDAELRVSLLEAKIAGMSEELDDATLYDTQAGVQKAAALGKALDDARDELDDAVHDWTAAAERVQQLKG, from the coding sequence ATGACTCTTATCTCGATCGGCAACGCGCGGGTGGATTTCGGCGCGTCCGAGATCTTTCGCGACATCTCGCTCACCGTCGGTTCCGGCGACCGCTGGGCCGTGGTCGGACGCAACGGCACGGGCAAAACCACGCTGGTCCGCCTGATCACCGGCGACCTCACGCCCACCAGCGGCTCCGTGGCGCGTATGCCCGGACTGCGGGTGGCGCTCATGGACCAGCACCGTCGTTTCCCCGATGGCATGACCCTCTGGGAGATCGTGGCCGACGCCTTTGGTGATCTGCGGTCGCTCGAGGCGTCGCTGGCCACGCAGGCGGCGAATCTCGAGCATGATCACGGCGAAGAGGCGATGGAGAAGTACGGCCGCGATCTCGAACGGTTCGAACGCGAGGGTGGCTATCAGATGGCCGCCAAGGTCGACGCGGTGCTGATGGGTGTCGGCTTCGATCCGGAGGCCGCGAGGGCCACCAGCATCGGCACGCTCAGCGGCGGTGAACGGGGACGCGTGGCGTTGGCCCGTCAGCTTGCCACACCGGCCGAAATCCTGCTGCTCGACGAACCGACCAATCACCTCGATCTCGAAACGACGGCGTGGCTCGAGCAGTATCTGCGCGACACCGATCGCACCGTGATCTGCATCAGTCACGATCGCGCCTTTCTCGCGGTGATGGCCAATCACGTGCTGCACTTCGAGGGCGGCTCCGCCTTTTCCTACGAAGGCAGCTACGAGTCCTTCCTCATTCAGCGCGAAGAGAAACGGCTCACGCAACAGCGCCAGTTCGACAAGCAGCAGTCCAAGATCCAGTCGGAAACCGACTACATCGCGCGCAATCTCGCCGGTCAGAACACCAAGCAGGCCAAGGGACGTCGCAAGCTGTTGGCGCGCATGCCGCGCTTGTCGGCGCCCATCGGTGGTGACGGCGTGATGGCGCTGCGCTTGTCGGCGGGCGATCGCAGCGGCGATCGGGTGATCGAAGCCGAACATGTGACCGTGGCAGTGGAAACGCCGAATGGTACGCGCGAACTGCTGCGTGACGTGAACGTGGTGCTCGAGCGCAACGAAGTGGTCGCCCTCGTGGGCCCGAACGGCGCCGGCAAGAGCACGCTGATCAAGACGCTGGTCGAAGAGCATCCGGCGCATGCGGGTCGCGTGAAGATGGGACCCAGCACCACCGTGGCGTACTACCGTCAGGATGTCGGCCACCTGCCGCTCGACAGCACCATTTACGAAGCGATCGCCACCCAACGTCCACTGTGGGAACGTCGTCAGGTGCAGGGTCACCTGGGTCGTTTCGGATTCAGCGGCGACGAAGTGCAGCGCACGGTGGGCACGTTGTCGGGCGGTGAACGGGCGCGTGTGGCATTGGCGCTGCTCACGTTGTCCACCAACAACCTGCTCATTCTCGACGAGCCCACCAATCACCTCGACGTGGAGAGCATCGAAGCGCTCGAGGATGCGATCGAGGCGTACGAGGGCAGCTGCCTGATCGTGAGCCACGACCGCGCCGTGCTGCGCGGATTGGCCACGCAGGTGTGGGAAGTGAAGGATCAGAAGTTGATCATCTTCCCCGGCAGCTTCGTGGAGTGGGAAGCGCTGCGGGCCGAGAACAAGATCAAGGCGGAGAAGGACGCGCGCGAAGTTTCGCAACGCGAGTCGGAGAAGAACGCCAAGGTGCGCGACCGTGAACGCGAGCTGCAGCGTGAGCGCGAGCGGGCCGACAAGGCCAAGGAACAGGCGTACGACAAATCGCAGGGGAAGCACGGCCACGCCGGTGGTCACGCCAAGGCCGCGGCCCCGACGTCGAACGATGTGCGCAAGGCGCAGCGGGCGGCTGACAAGGCGCTAGGCGACGCCGAGCTGCGGGTGTCGCTGTTGGAAGCCAAGATCGCGGGCATGAGCGAAGAACTCGACGACGCCACGCTGTACGACACGCAAGCCGGTGTGCAGAAGGCGGCCGCGTTGGGCAAGGCGCTCGACGACGCGCGTGACGAGCTCGATGACGCGGTGCATGATTGGACGGCGGCGGCCGAGCGGGTGCAGCAGCTCAAGGGGTAG
- a CDS encoding DinB family protein: MMRTTRMFTAVMAVAAISVVATPNTAAAQAPKDPAMAALYSNWQGMIDNITKAAEEMTDADYAYKPVATVRSFGELIGHVAGTQDLICAAVLGEKVPAEDAIEKAAKTKAALMAALKASTAHCMKAYNIPAASGTAMVDMFGSKSTKLAALALNAVHDGEHYGNIVTYMRMKGMVPPSSKR; this comes from the coding sequence ATGATGCGCACCACCCGAATGTTCACGGCCGTGATGGCCGTCGCTGCCATCTCCGTCGTGGCCACGCCGAACACCGCGGCTGCGCAGGCGCCGAAGGACCCCGCCATGGCCGCGCTGTACAGCAACTGGCAGGGGATGATCGACAACATCACGAAGGCGGCCGAAGAGATGACCGACGCCGACTATGCGTACAAGCCGGTTGCCACCGTGCGCAGCTTTGGTGAACTCATCGGCCACGTGGCCGGCACGCAGGATCTGATCTGCGCGGCGGTGCTGGGCGAGAAGGTGCCGGCCGAAGACGCCATCGAGAAAGCGGCCAAGACCAAGGCGGCTCTAATGGCGGCGCTCAAGGCGTCTACGGCGCATTGCATGAAGGCGTACAACATCCCGGCGGCGTCGGGTACGGCGATGGTGGATATGTTCGGGTCGAAGAGCACCAAGCTGGCGGCGCTCGCGCTCAACGCGGTGCACGACGGAGAGCACTACGGCAACATCGTGACGTACATGCGCATGAAGGGCATGGTCCCGCCGTCGAGCAAACGCTGA
- a CDS encoding aminotransferase class I/II-fold pyridoxal phosphate-dependent enzyme, translated as MRTHLLDSRQGFAGDDLIFTLNAAAQQRAATGAPVINATVGALLDDHGKLVVLDSVMALWRELTPMEIAPYAPIAGDPAFLLALTQRHWPQLTSPGVAAATPGGSGALALTLKNFVERGQAILTAAPFWGPYATIAAEAAVRLETAPYPAPGESLDVGAWEAKARDLLEDQGRLLVWLNDPCHNPTGRSLSRDDRRTLLSVLRDIASQGPVTLLLDFAYLDYARNPDSVREALDDYADFGAEQSVLVCASLSLSKAFTLYGSRAGALVFPWSGDPALKGALVSSCRGTWSNCARAPMSVLLRMTKSESAQAALAAEHAHWRGVLTERVAALDAALKAEGLPGAAWDGGFFVTLPAPPDPFVVCEKLQAANVFVVPMPEGLRVGVCGMKAADTGRFAAAYAASIA; from the coding sequence ATGCGCACTCATCTCCTCGACTCGCGCCAGGGGTTCGCCGGCGACGATCTGATCTTCACGCTCAACGCGGCCGCCCAGCAACGGGCGGCCACGGGAGCGCCGGTTATCAACGCCACCGTCGGCGCACTGCTCGACGACCATGGCAAGCTGGTGGTACTCGACAGCGTGATGGCGCTCTGGCGAGAACTCACCCCGATGGAGATCGCGCCCTACGCGCCGATCGCCGGCGATCCGGCGTTTTTGCTGGCGCTCACGCAACGGCACTGGCCGCAGCTCACGAGTCCCGGCGTGGCGGCGGCCACGCCCGGTGGCTCGGGCGCGCTGGCGCTCACGCTCAAGAATTTCGTGGAGCGCGGGCAGGCCATTCTCACCGCCGCGCCCTTCTGGGGTCCGTACGCCACCATCGCCGCTGAAGCCGCGGTGCGACTGGAAACGGCGCCGTATCCCGCGCCCGGTGAATCGCTCGACGTGGGCGCCTGGGAAGCCAAGGCCCGCGATCTGCTGGAAGATCAGGGCCGGTTGCTGGTGTGGCTGAATGACCCGTGCCACAATCCCACCGGCCGCAGTCTGTCGCGCGACGATCGTCGCACGTTGTTGTCGGTGCTGCGGGATATCGCGTCGCAGGGCCCGGTCACGTTGCTGCTGGACTTCGCCTATCTCGACTACGCGCGCAATCCCGACAGCGTGCGCGAAGCCCTCGATGACTACGCCGACTTCGGGGCGGAGCAGTCGGTGCTGGTGTGCGCGAGCCTGAGCCTCAGCAAGGCGTTCACGCTGTACGGCTCACGCGCCGGTGCGCTGGTGTTTCCGTGGAGCGGCGACCCCGCGCTCAAGGGCGCCCTGGTGTCGAGCTGCCGCGGAACGTGGAGCAATTGCGCCCGCGCGCCGATGAGCGTGCTGCTGCGCATGACCAAGAGTGAATCGGCGCAGGCCGCTTTGGCCGCCGAACATGCGCATTGGCGCGGCGTGCTCACGGAACGCGTGGCGGCACTCGATGCCGCGCTCAAAGCCGAGGGACTGCCGGGAGCCGCGTGGGACGGCGGATTCTTCGTGACCTTGCCCGCGCCGCCGGATCCGTTCGTGGTGTGCGAGAAGCTGCAAGCCGCAAACGTGTTCGTGGTGCCGATGCCGGAGGGACTGCGGGTGGGCGTGTGCGGAATGAAGGCGGCGGATACGGGGCGGTTTGCGGCGGCGTACGCGGCGAGTATTGCCTAG
- a CDS encoding M14 family zinc carboxypeptidase, translated as MSTTSFFRSALIAATLAGALAASPAQAQHAFADPGATFDPRVPTPAQILGYDIGARFTPQRAMMRYIERIAATSKRVKVDTVARTFEGREMLIITISSEANMARLEEIQRDAKRIADPRGASAGDIDAAIKRIPSIVWLEHSVHGGEASGAEAGLALLYQLAAGTDADTRLALDSTVVLIDPNENPDGRERHTHDIERYGSSQGVPSEPGALNNAGSWPGPRTSHYYFDLNRDWYAQSHPESKGRVSTYMKWWPHVAVDLHEQGSSSSFYFAPPREPDNQNNPKHLPKWFDIFAAAHGAAFDVHGWSYFRREGYDSFYPGYGEGWPMLTGAIGMLFESASSSGGAVMRNDGTLRTLRQAAFEHFTAEWATVKTSARRRTELVRDYAAARANAITVHAKGPLRAVMLVRDGQGRADSLVQKLRDNGIEVQRLTADVAVANASMYAGGTVPTMTAKAGSYVVDLAQPQGYLAKALLEPDAALDSAFIKFELELRRTGQRNRFYDMTAWSLPLAWRVDAYALSTVPGSLAMVTDMPRTFVAPARSVYGYAFAPGSEASIRLLASLLTDSVRVWYAPYSFTSKTNKFHNGAFVIRAALNRADVHDVVMRRAAEAGAQVASIPSAGVDEGTDLGSNSVIPVQRPKVALLGGAPVNGTSMGFAWYAMDQRIGYASTIIDANFVSGGDMSAFNTLIIPSVQSAALDRALGDAGRARLADWVRNGGVLITIDAASAWVAQERVGLVRTRVKRDSTRADSTGGAPLPASLPGVLARATVDTLSPLMAGILNKEMPVFVNSDRVYTIPKDLAAGDAVMRFAPAARVRIAGYYWPEAAAKLGGSPYLWTERAGRGRVIMFAHDPVYRDQLRGTLPIFANAVLLGGSY; from the coding sequence ATGTCGACCACATCATTCTTTCGCTCCGCCCTGATCGCCGCGACACTCGCCGGCGCGCTCGCGGCGAGCCCGGCGCAGGCACAGCATGCCTTCGCCGACCCCGGCGCCACGTTCGATCCGCGCGTGCCCACTCCCGCGCAGATCCTGGGCTACGATATCGGTGCCCGCTTCACACCGCAGCGCGCCATGATGCGCTACATCGAGCGTATTGCCGCCACGTCGAAGCGGGTGAAGGTGGACACCGTGGCCCGCACGTTCGAGGGGCGCGAGATGCTCATCATCACCATCTCGAGCGAAGCCAACATGGCGCGGTTGGAGGAGATCCAGCGCGACGCCAAGCGCATCGCCGATCCGCGCGGGGCGAGTGCGGGGGATATCGATGCGGCGATCAAGCGTATCCCGAGCATCGTGTGGCTCGAGCATTCCGTGCATGGCGGTGAAGCGTCGGGCGCTGAGGCGGGCCTGGCGCTGCTGTATCAGCTGGCGGCCGGCACCGATGCCGATACCAGGCTGGCGCTCGACAGCACCGTGGTGCTGATCGACCCCAACGAGAATCCAGACGGACGCGAGCGGCACACGCATGACATCGAGCGCTACGGCAGCTCGCAGGGTGTGCCCAGTGAGCCCGGTGCGCTCAACAATGCCGGGTCGTGGCCGGGGCCGCGCACGTCGCACTACTACTTCGATCTCAATCGCGACTGGTACGCGCAGTCGCACCCCGAGTCGAAGGGGCGCGTGAGCACGTACATGAAGTGGTGGCCGCATGTGGCGGTGGATCTGCACGAGCAGGGCAGCAGCTCGAGCTTTTACTTTGCGCCGCCGCGTGAGCCGGACAATCAGAACAACCCCAAGCACCTGCCAAAATGGTTCGACATCTTCGCCGCCGCGCACGGCGCGGCGTTCGACGTGCATGGGTGGTCGTACTTCCGCCGGGAAGGCTACGACTCGTTCTATCCGGGCTACGGCGAAGGGTGGCCCATGCTCACGGGCGCCATCGGCATGCTGTTCGAGAGCGCCTCGAGCTCGGGCGGTGCGGTGATGCGCAACGACGGCACGCTGCGTACGCTACGCCAGGCGGCGTTCGAGCACTTCACGGCTGAATGGGCCACGGTGAAGACGTCAGCACGCAGACGTACGGAGCTGGTGCGTGACTATGCAGCGGCGCGCGCGAACGCGATCACGGTGCACGCCAAAGGACCGCTGCGGGCGGTGATGCTGGTGCGTGATGGCCAAGGTCGGGCCGATTCACTGGTGCAGAAGCTGCGCGACAACGGCATCGAGGTGCAGCGTCTCACGGCCGATGTCGCGGTGGCCAACGCGAGTATGTACGCCGGTGGTACGGTGCCCACGATGACCGCCAAGGCAGGCAGCTATGTGGTCGACCTCGCGCAGCCGCAGGGTTATCTGGCCAAGGCGTTGCTGGAACCCGATGCCGCGCTGGATTCGGCGTTCATCAAGTTCGAACTCGAGCTCCGTCGTACGGGACAGCGCAATCGCTTTTACGACATGACCGCGTGGTCGTTGCCGTTAGCGTGGCGCGTCGATGCGTACGCGCTCTCCACCGTGCCGGGCTCACTGGCGATGGTAACTGACATGCCGCGCACGTTCGTGGCCCCGGCGCGCTCGGTGTACGGCTATGCGTTTGCGCCGGGCAGCGAGGCGAGCATCCGCTTGCTGGCGTCGTTGCTCACCGACTCGGTGCGCGTATGGTACGCGCCGTACTCGTTCACGTCGAAAACGAACAAATTCCACAACGGCGCCTTCGTGATTCGCGCCGCGCTCAATCGCGCCGATGTGCACGACGTGGTCATGCGTCGCGCCGCCGAAGCCGGGGCGCAGGTGGCCTCCATTCCGTCGGCCGGTGTGGACGAAGGCACCGACCTGGGTAGCAACTCGGTGATCCCGGTGCAGCGGCCCAAGGTGGCGTTGCTGGGTGGCGCCCCGGTGAACGGCACGTCGATGGGCTTTGCGTGGTACGCGATGGATCAGCGCATCGGCTACGCCAGCACCATCATCGACGCGAACTTCGTGTCCGGTGGCGACATGAGCGCCTTCAACACGCTCATCATTCCGTCGGTGCAGTCCGCGGCGCTCGATCGCGCATTGGGTGACGCCGGTCGTGCGCGCCTGGCCGATTGGGTGCGCAACGGGGGTGTGCTGATCACGATCGACGCCGCCAGCGCGTGGGTGGCGCAGGAACGCGTGGGACTCGTGCGCACGCGCGTGAAGCGTGACTCCACGCGGGCCGACAGCACGGGTGGCGCACCGCTGCCGGCCAGCCTGCCGGGCGTGCTGGCACGGGCTACGGTCGACACGCTGTCGCCGCTCATGGCTGGCATTCTGAATAAGGAAATGCCGGTGTTCGTGAACAGCGATCGCGTGTACACGATCCCGAAGGATCTCGCGGCCGGCGACGCCGTGATGCGCTTCGCGCCGGCGGCGCGGGTGCGGATTGCGGGCTACTACTGGCCCGAGGCCGCGGCCAAGCTTGGTGGCTCACCGTACCTGTGGACGGAGCGCGCGGGACGCGGACGCGTGATCATGTTCGCGCATGACCCGGTGTACCGCGATCAGCTGCGCGGCACGCTGCCGATTTTTGCGAATGCGGTGCTGTTGGGGGGGAGCTACTGA